GCTCGGCGGTGCTCGCCTCGTGCACACCGCGCGCGTTGCACAGCCGCACGCCCGACGGGAGCGACTTGAGGCCTCCCTGTACGTGGTCGATGCCGGCGGAGAGCGTCTGCACGGCCCGTACGGACGTCATCTCGGCCATGGGCCGTACGCCGACGTCCGCGCCCTTCATGTAAGGGACCACGTAGAAGGCGCAGTCGGCCGGGTCGGCGGGGAAGTCGGGGCCGCCGTCCCAGAAGCGATAGTCGAGCCCCTCGGGAAGCCCGGGGACCTCGTCCTCACGGAACGGGAGCCATACGTCGGCGGATACCTCAGCACTCATGGTCAGGAGGCTAATGGGAGGTGGGCTGTGCGCGGCGGGCCGGGTCCCAGAGGTTAGTTTGGGTGCCTCTCGAACACGCAGGGGGAGGCTACTTCCAGGTGGAGCGCAGGACGATCGGGGCGGCAGCGCTCGAGGTGGGCGCGATCGGGCTCGGGTGCATGCCGATGAGCTGGGCCTATACCGGCTCGCGGCAGCGGGGGGACGAGTCCGTACGCACCGTGCATGCCGCGCTGGACCGGGGGTCGACCCTGCTGGACACGGCGGACATGTACGGGCCGTTCACGAACGAGTTGCTGCTCGGACGGGTCCTGAAGGAGCGCCGCGGCGACGCCTTCGTGTCGACCAAGTGCGGGCTGCTCGTCGGTGAGCAGCACATCGTCGCCAACGGCCGGCCCGGGTATGTGAAGCGGGCCTGCGACGCGTCGCTGCGGCGGCTCCAGACGGACACGATCGATCTGTACCAGTTGCACCGCGCCGACCCCGAGGTGCCCGTCGAGGAGACGTGGGGCGCCATGGCGGAGCTCGTGGGCGCGGGAAAGGTGCGGGCGCTCGGGCTGTGCGCGGTGGGGGCGCGGGCGACGCGGCGGGGCAGGGCCGGGCTGCATGCGGGAACGATCCGGCAGCTGGAGCGGGTGCAGCAGGTGTTCCCGGTCAGCGCGGTGGAGGCCGAGCTCTCGGTGTGGTCGCCGGAC
The DNA window shown above is from Streptomyces sp. NBC_01445 and carries:
- a CDS encoding aldo/keto reductase, whose translation is MERRTIGAAALEVGAIGLGCMPMSWAYTGSRQRGDESVRTVHAALDRGSTLLDTADMYGPFTNELLLGRVLKERRGDAFVSTKCGLLVGEQHIVANGRPGYVKRACDASLRRLQTDTIDLYQLHRADPEVPVEETWGAMAELVGAGKVRALGLCAVGARATRRGRAGLHAGTIRQLERVQQVFPVSAVEAELSVWSPDALETLLPWCETRGVGFLAAMPLGNGFLTGTLTPGQGFEPDDLRARHPRFTAEMMAANQPIVAGLRRIAARHGEAVTPAQVALAWVLGRGRHVVPVPGAKRERWAAQNAEAAELRLTDRDLAEIRELPRARGSWD